The DNA sequence AGCCGAAGATATACTGGATTTCTAAGATGTATTACACAACAACAAACCAGACAAATAAAAATGGAGGTTATCAGTGCCAACCATCAATCAACTGATAAGAAAAGGCAGAACTGAGATCGAGAAAAAGAAAAAGAACAGGGCGCTCATGGGATGTCCGCAAAGGCGCGGAGTATGCACTCGTGTTTACACGACAACGCCCAAGAAACCGAACTCAGCATTGCGCAAAGTTGCACGTGTCCGTCTTGTAAACGGATTTGAAGTTACAGCATACATCGGCGGAGAAGGCCACAACCTGCAGGAGCACTCAATCGTGCTCGTTCGCGGTGGTCGTGTCAAAGACCTTCCCGGCGTGCGTTATCACGTCGTTCGCGGAGCTCTCGATTCCGCCGGCGTCGAAAAACGCTTGAATTCCCGTTCCAAATATGGAACCAAACGTCCCAAGGTCAAGAAATAACGGAGGATATGAAACATGCCAAGAAAAAGAAAAGCCGTCATCCGTGAAGTATTGCCGGATCCCAAGTATCACGACATCGTCGTCACCAAGTTTATGAACTGCCTGATGAAACAAGGTAAGAAAAGCATCGCCGAGAAGATCGTTTACGGCGCCTTCGACATCATCCAGACCAAGACCAAACAGGAACCCCTGGAAGTCTTCAAAACCGCCATCAACAACGTTCGCCCCCTGGTGAAAGTAGTTTCCCGCCGCGTCGGTGGTTCAAACTATCAAATCCCCACGGAAGTGAACGAGAAAAACGGTCGTGCCCTTGCCTTCCGTTGGCTGATCGGCTATGCCCGCGCCCGCAGCGAGAAAACCATGATCGAAAAACTTGCCGGCGAACTCATCGCGGCTTTTAAAAAAGAAGGCAACACAATCAAAAAACGCGAGGATACCCACAAAATGGCGGAAGCCAACAAAGCCTTCGCCCACCTCAAATGGTAATCATCAACCGCTGAAACATACCGTTTTGGCATTGTTTAAAACCGGAGCGGGATCTGCTTGA is a window from the Candidatus Cloacimonadaceae bacterium genome containing:
- the rpsL gene encoding 30S ribosomal protein S12, with the protein product MPTINQLIRKGRTEIEKKKKNRALMGCPQRRGVCTRVYTTTPKKPNSALRKVARVRLVNGFEVTAYIGGEGHNLQEHSIVLVRGGRVKDLPGVRYHVVRGALDSAGVEKRLNSRSKYGTKRPKVKK
- the rpsG gene encoding 30S ribosomal protein S7, whose amino-acid sequence is MPRKRKAVIREVLPDPKYHDIVVTKFMNCLMKQGKKSIAEKIVYGAFDIIQTKTKQEPLEVFKTAINNVRPLVKVVSRRVGGSNYQIPTEVNEKNGRALAFRWLIGYARARSEKTMIEKLAGELIAAFKKEGNTIKKREDTHKMAEANKAFAHLKW